A DNA window from Enterobacter cloacae subsp. cloacae ATCC 13047 contains the following coding sequences:
- a CDS encoding lysine exporter LysO family protein: protein MFSGLLIILLPLIVGYLIPLHQASALRLINRFLSWIVYVILFFMGISLAFLDNLATNLLSILHYSAVTVVVILLCNIAALFWLERTIPWKNHHHQEKLPSRIAMALESLKLCGVVVLGFVLGLTGWPFLQHATEASEYTLIFLLFLIGIQLRNNGMTLKQIVLNRRGMIVAVIVVASSMVAGVINALILDLPLKTGLAMASGFGWYSLSGILLTESFGPVIGSAAFFNDLARELIAIMLIPGLVRRSRSTALGLSGATSMDFTLPVLQRSGGLEMVPAAIVHGFILSLLVPVLMAFFSA, encoded by the coding sequence ATGTTCTCAGGACTCCTCATTATTTTGCTGCCCCTGATTGTGGGCTATCTTATCCCGCTGCATCAGGCATCGGCATTACGGCTTATCAACCGTTTTCTCAGCTGGATTGTTTACGTCATTCTGTTCTTTATGGGGATTAGCCTGGCCTTTCTGGATAACCTGGCGACCAATCTGCTTTCCATCCTGCATTATTCTGCGGTCACTGTTGTGGTTATTTTGCTCTGCAATATCGCCGCCTTATTCTGGCTTGAACGCACTATTCCGTGGAAAAATCATCACCATCAGGAAAAACTGCCTTCCCGAATTGCGATGGCGCTGGAATCATTAAAACTGTGCGGCGTCGTGGTGCTCGGTTTTGTCCTTGGACTCACCGGATGGCCTTTTTTGCAGCACGCCACCGAAGCCAGCGAATATACCCTGATCTTCCTGCTGTTCCTTATTGGTATCCAGCTACGCAATAATGGCATGACCCTGAAACAGATTGTCCTGAATCGTCGGGGAATGATTGTTGCCGTTATTGTGGTCGCCAGTTCAATGGTAGCAGGCGTCATTAACGCCTTGATTCTCGACCTGCCGCTCAAAACCGGCCTGGCCATGGCCTCCGGATTTGGCTGGTATTCCCTCTCCGGTATTCTGCTAACCGAGTCGTTTGGCCCTGTTATTGGCAGCGCCGCCTTCTTTAACGACCTGGCGCGGGAGTTAATCGCCATCATGCTGATCCCGGGTCTGGTTCGCCGCAGCCGCTCTACCGCGCTGGGTCTGAGCGGGGCGACGTCGATGGACTTTACCCTGCCGGTATTACAACGCTCTGGCGGGCTGGAAATGGTGCCCGCCGCCATCGTACACGGCTTTATTCTGAGCCTGCTGGTGCCTGTTCTGATGGCCTTTTTCTCCGCCTGA
- the hcp gene encoding hydroxylamine reductase encodes MFCVQCEQTIRTPAGNGCSYAQGMCGKTAETSDLQDLLIAALQGLSAWAFKAREYGIVDHYVDSFAPRAFFSTLTNVNFDSPRIVGYAREAIALREALKAQCLNADASARVDNPMSELQLVSDDLGELQRQAAEFTPNKDKAAIGENILGLRLLCLYGLKGAAAYMEHAHVLGQYDNDIYAQYHKIMAWLGTWPADMNALLECSMEIGQMNFKVMSILDAGETSTYGHPTPTQVNVKATEGKCILISGHDLKDLYNLLKQTEGTGVNVYTHGEMLPAHGYPELRKFKHLIGNYGSGWQNQQVEFARFPGPIVMTSNCIIDPTIGAYDDRIWTRSIVGWPGVSHLEGDDFGPVIAQAQQMAGFPYSEIPHLITVGFGRETLLGAADSLIDLVSREKLRHIFLIGGCDGARGERNYFTDFATRVPEDCLILTLACGKYRFNKLDFGNIEGLPRLVDAGQCNDAYSAIILAVTLAEKLGCGVNDLPLSLVLSWFEQKAIVILLTLLSLGVTNIVTGPTAPGFLTPDLLAVLNEKFGLRSVTTVEEDMQQLLSA; translated from the coding sequence ATGTTTTGTGTGCAATGTGAACAAACTATCCGTACCCCGGCAGGCAATGGCTGTTCTTACGCGCAGGGTATGTGCGGTAAAACCGCAGAAACATCAGACCTGCAGGATCTGCTGATTGCTGCCCTGCAGGGGCTTTCCGCCTGGGCATTCAAAGCCCGCGAGTACGGTATTGTCGACCACTACGTAGACAGCTTTGCGCCGCGCGCCTTTTTCTCCACGCTGACTAACGTTAACTTTGATTCGCCGCGCATTGTCGGGTACGCCCGTGAAGCGATTGCCCTGCGCGAAGCGCTGAAAGCGCAGTGCCTGAATGCCGATGCCAGCGCCCGCGTGGACAACCCGATGTCAGAACTGCAGCTGGTGAGTGACGACCTGGGCGAATTACAGCGTCAGGCCGCAGAATTTACCCCGAACAAAGACAAAGCGGCGATTGGCGAGAACATTCTCGGCCTGCGCCTGCTGTGCCTGTACGGCCTGAAAGGTGCCGCAGCCTATATGGAGCACGCGCACGTGCTTGGCCAGTACGATAACGACATCTACGCGCAGTACCACAAAATCATGGCGTGGCTGGGCACCTGGCCTGCCGATATGAATGCGCTGCTTGAGTGCTCCATGGAAATCGGCCAGATGAACTTCAAAGTGATGAGCATTCTGGATGCCGGTGAAACCAGCACCTACGGTCATCCAACGCCAACGCAGGTCAATGTGAAAGCGACCGAAGGCAAATGTATTCTCATCTCCGGCCACGACCTGAAAGATCTCTACAACCTGCTGAAGCAGACCGAAGGCACCGGCGTTAACGTCTATACCCACGGCGAAATGCTGCCCGCACACGGCTACCCGGAACTGCGTAAATTCAAACATCTGATCGGGAACTACGGCAGCGGCTGGCAGAATCAGCAGGTTGAGTTCGCCCGCTTCCCGGGCCCAATTGTGATGACCTCTAACTGCATCATCGACCCGACCATCGGCGCGTATGATGACCGCATCTGGACCCGCAGCATCGTCGGCTGGCCGGGCGTGAGCCACCTTGAAGGTGACGATTTCGGTCCGGTGATCGCCCAGGCGCAGCAGATGGCGGGCTTCCCGTACAGCGAAATTCCGCACCTGATCACTGTCGGTTTTGGTCGCGAAACGCTGCTCGGCGCCGCAGACTCGCTGATTGACCTCGTCAGCCGTGAAAAACTGCGCCACATCTTCCTGATTGGCGGCTGTGACGGCGCGCGCGGTGAGCGTAACTACTTCACCGATTTCGCCACCCGCGTGCCGGAAGATTGCCTGATCCTGACGCTGGCCTGCGGTAAATACCGTTTCAACAAGCTGGACTTCGGCAACATCGAAGGGCTGCCGCGTCTGGTGGATGCTGGTCAGTGTAACGATGCCTATTCAGCCATCATTCTGGCGGTCACGCTGGCGGAGAAACTGGGCTGCGGCGTGAACGATCTGCCGCTGTCGCTGGTGCTCTCCTGGTTCGAGCAGAAAGCGATTGTGATCCTGCTGACCCTGCTCTCTTTGGGCGTTACCAATATCGTCACCGGCCCAACCGCGCCAGGCTTCCTGACGCCGGACCTGCTGGCCGTGCTGAACGAGAAATTCGGTCTGCGTTCCGTGACCACCGTAGAAGAAGATATGCAGCAACTGCTGAGCGCGTAA
- the hcr gene encoding NADH oxidoreductase — MTMPTSQCPWRMQVHHIHKETPDVWTLSLLCHDYYPYRAGQYALVSVRNSADTLRAYTISSTPGVSEYITLTIRRIDDGAGSQWLTRDVKRGDYIWLSDAQGEFTCDDKSEDKFLLLAAGCGVTPIMSMRRWLAKNRPQADVQVIYSVRSPDDVIFADEWRNYPVTLVAEHNATHGFVEGRLSRELLQSVPDIANRTVMTCGPAPYMEIVEQEVKALGVTRFFKEQFFTPVAEAATSGIQFTKLQPAQTFFGRVGTTLLEALESNKVPVVAACRAGVCGCCKTKVVSGEYSVTSTMTLTDAEIAEGYVLACSCHPQGDLVLA, encoded by the coding sequence ATGACCATGCCAACCTCTCAATGCCCGTGGCGGATGCAGGTTCATCACATCCATAAGGAGACGCCGGATGTGTGGACGCTGTCGCTGCTGTGCCATGACTACTACCCGTACCGTGCCGGTCAGTATGCGCTGGTCAGTGTCCGCAACTCCGCGGACACATTGCGCGCCTATACGATCTCCTCGACGCCGGGCGTGAGCGAATACATTACGCTCACTATCCGCCGCATCGATGACGGTGCAGGCTCGCAGTGGCTCACGCGTGACGTCAAGCGCGGGGATTACATCTGGCTGTCTGACGCTCAGGGGGAATTTACCTGTGACGACAAAAGCGAAGATAAATTCCTGCTGCTGGCCGCGGGCTGTGGCGTCACGCCGATCATGTCAATGCGTCGCTGGCTGGCCAAAAACCGCCCGCAGGCCGACGTGCAGGTGATCTACAGCGTGCGCTCGCCGGACGATGTGATCTTTGCCGATGAGTGGCGCAACTACCCGGTGACGCTGGTGGCAGAGCACAACGCGACGCACGGTTTTGTCGAGGGACGTCTGAGCCGCGAGCTGTTGCAAAGCGTGCCCGATATAGCGAACCGTACGGTGATGACCTGCGGCCCGGCACCGTATATGGAGATTGTGGAACAGGAAGTGAAAGCCCTGGGCGTAACCCGCTTCTTCAAAGAGCAGTTCTTCACGCCGGTGGCGGAGGCGGCAACCAGCGGGATTCAGTTCACCAAACTGCAACCGGCACAAACCTTCTTTGGCCGCGTCGGCACCACGCTGCTGGAGGCGCTGGAAAGCAATAAGGTGCCGGTGGTAGCTGCCTGTCGCGCGGGCGTATGCGGTTGCTGTAAAACGAAGGTAGTCTCCGGGGAGTACAGCGTGACCAGCACCATGACGCTGACCGATGCAGAAATTGCTGAAGGTTATGTGCTGGCGTGCTCATGTCATCCGCAGGGGGACCTGGTCCTTGCATAA
- a CDS encoding DoxX family protein, whose protein sequence is MVKSLLIAVNEKLTCDDLGKLLLRLAVGGLMLFHGLHKLFGGVGFISGLLVEKGLPGFIAYGVLIGELVAPILIIVGLFTRPAALVLAFTMIVAWLMVGTGKTFALDAVGAWAIESLVYFFIGSLAVAFLGAGRYAVGKGPAWR, encoded by the coding sequence ATGGTTAAATCATTGTTAATTGCTGTAAACGAAAAGCTAACGTGCGACGATCTCGGCAAACTCTTGTTACGACTTGCCGTCGGTGGGCTGATGTTGTTTCACGGATTACACAAGTTATTTGGCGGTGTGGGCTTCATCAGCGGCCTGCTGGTGGAAAAAGGGCTGCCGGGGTTTATTGCTTACGGCGTATTGATTGGCGAATTGGTGGCACCGATCCTGATTATTGTCGGCCTCTTTACGCGCCCGGCGGCGCTGGTACTGGCGTTTACCATGATTGTGGCATGGCTGATGGTGGGCACGGGCAAAACCTTTGCACTCGATGCCGTTGGTGCGTGGGCCATTGAGAGCCTGGTGTATTTCTTTATCGGCTCGCTGGCGGTGGCGTTTTTAGGGGCAGGGCGGTACGCGGTAGGGAAAGGTCCTGCGTGGCGATAG
- the poxB gene encoding ubiquinone-dependent pyruvate dehydrogenase: MKQTVAAYIAKTLEQAGVKRIWGVTGDSLNGLSDSLNKMKTIEWMPTRHEEVAAFAAGAEAQLTGELAVCAGSCGPGNLHLINGLFDCHRNHVPVLAIAAHIPSSEIGSGYFQETHPQELFRECSHYCELVSSPEQIPQVLAIAMRKAVLNRGVSVVVIPGDVALKAAPEGASTHWYHAPQPVVTPAEEELKKLAQLLRYASNIALMCGSGCAGAHKELLEFAGKLKAPIVHALRGKEHVEYDNPYDVGMTGLIGFSSGFHTMMNADTLILLGTQFPYRAFYPTDAKIIQIDINPASIGAHSKVDMALVGDIKSTLAALLPLLEEKTDRKFLDKALSDYRDARKGLDELAKPSDKAIHPQYLAQQISHFADDDAIFTCDVGTPTVWAARYLKMNGKRRLLGSFNHGSMANAMPQALGAKATAPERQVVAMCGDGGFSMLMGDFLSVVQMKLPLKIVVFNNSVLGFVAMEMKAGGYLTDGTELHDTNFARIAEACGITGIRVEKASEVDEALQRAFSIDGPVLVDVVVAKEELAIPPQIKLEQAKGFSLYMLRAIISGRGDEVIELAKTNWLR; encoded by the coding sequence ATGAAACAAACCGTGGCTGCATACATAGCGAAGACCCTTGAACAGGCAGGTGTAAAACGTATCTGGGGCGTAACCGGCGATTCACTGAACGGGCTGAGCGACAGCCTCAACAAGATGAAAACCATTGAATGGATGCCGACCCGTCATGAAGAGGTCGCCGCCTTTGCCGCCGGGGCCGAAGCACAGCTCACCGGGGAACTGGCCGTCTGCGCCGGGTCGTGTGGCCCAGGGAACCTGCACCTGATTAACGGGCTGTTCGACTGTCACCGCAATCACGTGCCGGTGCTGGCAATTGCCGCCCATATTCCCTCATCTGAAATCGGCAGTGGCTATTTTCAGGAGACGCATCCGCAGGAGCTGTTCCGTGAATGCAGCCACTATTGCGAGCTGGTGTCCTCGCCGGAGCAGATCCCGCAGGTTCTGGCGATAGCCATGCGCAAGGCGGTGCTGAACCGCGGTGTTTCTGTGGTCGTGATCCCGGGGGATGTGGCGCTCAAGGCTGCGCCCGAAGGGGCCAGCACCCACTGGTATCACGCCCCCCAGCCGGTCGTTACCCCAGCGGAAGAGGAGCTGAAAAAACTGGCGCAACTGCTGCGTTACGCCAGCAATATCGCCCTGATGTGCGGCAGCGGCTGTGCTGGCGCGCACAAGGAACTCCTTGAATTTGCAGGTAAGCTAAAAGCCCCCATTGTTCATGCCCTGCGCGGCAAAGAGCACGTTGAGTACGATAACCCTTACGACGTGGGCATGACCGGGCTGATCGGTTTTTCGTCCGGCTTCCATACCATGATGAATGCCGACACGCTGATTCTGCTCGGTACCCAGTTCCCCTATCGCGCGTTCTACCCGACGGATGCCAAAATCATTCAGATCGATATTAACCCGGCCAGCATCGGTGCACACAGCAAGGTCGATATGGCGCTGGTGGGCGACATTAAATCTACCCTTGCCGCCCTGCTGCCGCTGCTGGAAGAGAAAACGGATCGTAAATTCCTCGACAAAGCCCTGAGCGATTACCGCGATGCGCGTAAGGGGCTGGACGAACTCGCCAAACCGAGCGACAAAGCGATCCACCCGCAGTATCTCGCGCAGCAGATCAGCCACTTCGCGGACGACGATGCCATCTTTACCTGCGACGTCGGCACGCCAACCGTCTGGGCGGCACGCTACCTGAAGATGAACGGCAAACGCCGCCTGCTCGGCTCGTTCAACCACGGCTCGATGGCCAACGCCATGCCACAGGCGCTGGGTGCCAAAGCCACCGCCCCGGAGCGTCAGGTGGTGGCGATGTGCGGTGACGGCGGATTCAGCATGCTGATGGGCGATTTCCTGTCGGTGGTGCAGATGAAGTTGCCGCTGAAAATCGTGGTCTTCAATAACAGCGTGCTGGGCTTTGTGGCGATGGAGATGAAGGCCGGGGGCTATCTGACGGACGGCACCGAACTGCACGACACCAACTTTGCCCGCATTGCCGAAGCCTGCGGCATAACCGGTATCCGCGTGGAGAAAGCCTCCGAGGTGGATGAAGCTCTGCAACGGGCGTTTTCCATCGACGGCCCGGTGCTGGTGGATGTGGTGGTCGCCAAAGAGGAGCTGGCCATCCCGCCGCAGATCAAGCTGGAGCAGGCCAAAGGCTTCAGCCTCTACATGCTGCGGGCGATCATCAGCGGCCGCGGCGATGAAGTGATCGAACTGGCAAAAACTAACTGGCTCAGGTAA
- the ltaE gene encoding low-specificity L-threonine aldolase → MIDLRSDTVTRPSRAMLEEMMAAPVGDDVYGDDPTVNELQRYAAELSGKEAALFLPTGTQANLVALLSHCERGEEYIVGQGAHNYLYEAGGAAVLGSIQPQPIDAAPDGTLPLDKVAAKIKADDIHFARTKLLSLENTHNGKVLPREYLKAAWEFTRGRRLGLHVDGARIFNAVVAYGCELNEITQYCDSFTICLSKGLGTPVGSLLVGDADYIKRANRWRKMTGGGMRQAGILAAAGLYALKNNVARLQDDHDNASWMAGQLREIGADVMRHDTNMLFVRVGDEHAAALGEFMKARGVLINASPVVRLVMHLDVSREQLLDVVKHWQAFLQR, encoded by the coding sequence ATGATTGATTTACGCAGTGATACCGTTACCCGTCCGAGTCGCGCCATGCTCGAAGAGATGATGGCCGCCCCGGTCGGGGACGACGTCTACGGTGACGATCCAACGGTCAACGAACTGCAGCGCTATGCCGCAGAACTCAGCGGTAAAGAGGCCGCCCTGTTCCTGCCCACCGGAACGCAGGCCAACCTGGTGGCGCTGCTCAGCCACTGCGAACGCGGTGAAGAGTACATCGTCGGCCAGGGAGCGCATAACTACCTGTACGAAGCGGGCGGCGCGGCGGTGCTCGGCAGCATTCAGCCGCAGCCGATCGACGCCGCACCGGACGGCACTCTCCCGCTCGACAAGGTCGCCGCAAAAATCAAAGCCGACGACATCCACTTCGCCCGCACCAAATTACTCAGCCTTGAAAACACCCACAACGGCAAAGTCCTGCCGCGCGAGTACCTCAAAGCGGCGTGGGAATTTACCCGCGGGCGCAGGCTCGGCTTGCACGTGGACGGCGCACGAATCTTTAACGCCGTGGTAGCCTACGGCTGCGAGCTGAACGAGATTACGCAATATTGTGACTCGTTCACCATCTGCCTCTCAAAAGGGCTGGGCACCCCCGTGGGTTCTCTGCTGGTGGGCGATGCGGACTACATCAAACGCGCTAACCGCTGGCGCAAGATGACCGGCGGCGGCATGCGCCAGGCCGGTATTCTGGCCGCAGCGGGTCTGTATGCCCTTAAAAACAACGTGGCACGTCTGCAGGACGATCACGACAACGCCTCGTGGATGGCCGGGCAACTGCGTGAAATTGGCGCCGACGTGATGCGACACGACACCAACATGCTGTTTGTTCGCGTGGGTGATGAGCACGCCGCTGCGCTTGGGGAGTTCATGAAAGCGCGTGGCGTACTGATCAACGCGTCACCCGTTGTGCGTCTGGTGATGCATCTCGACGTCAGCCGCGAGCAGCTGTTGGACGTCGTGAAACACTGGCAGGCGTTTTTACAGCGTTAA
- a CDS encoding SDR family oxidoreductase: MPQRILVLGASGYIGQHLTTALSQQGHQVLAAARNTERLQKLNLPGVTCHNVDLNWPESLPALLEGVDTLYYLVHSMGEGGDFIAHERQVALNVRDALRQTPVKQVIFLSSLQVPENEQSDHLRARQLTADTLRSADIPVTELRAGIIVGAGSAAFEVMRDMVYNLPVLTPPRWVRSRTTPIALENLLHYLVALLDHPAERHRVLEAAGPEVLSYQEQFEHFMRVSGRRRWLIPVPFPTRWISVWFLNVITSVPPTTAKALIQGLKHDLLADDGELRALIPQTLIRFDDAVRHTLKEEEKLVNSSDWGYDAQAFARWRPEYGYYPKQAGCTVKTSASLASLWEVVNQIGGKERYFFGNILWQTRGAMDLLVGHRLAKGRPAQPYLKVGDTVDSWKVIIVEPEKQLALLFGMKAPGLGRLCFTLKDKGDCRELDVRAWWHPHGMPGLFYWLLMIPAHLFIFRGMAKRIAQLAEQKTEKN; this comes from the coding sequence GTGCCGCAACGTATTCTGGTGCTCGGTGCCAGCGGGTATATCGGTCAGCATCTGACCACGGCGTTAAGCCAGCAGGGGCATCAGGTGCTGGCGGCGGCACGCAACACGGAACGCCTGCAAAAACTAAACCTGCCTGGCGTCACCTGCCACAACGTCGACCTTAACTGGCCTGAGTCGCTGCCCGCGCTGCTGGAAGGGGTCGACACGCTGTATTACCTGGTGCACAGCATGGGCGAAGGCGGCGATTTTATCGCCCACGAACGTCAGGTGGCCCTGAACGTCCGCGATGCCCTGCGGCAAACGCCGGTTAAGCAGGTGATTTTTTTAAGCTCGCTCCAGGTGCCCGAAAATGAGCAGTCGGACCACCTGCGCGCCCGTCAGCTTACCGCGGACACCTTGCGCAGTGCGGATATCCCCGTCACCGAACTGCGGGCGGGGATCATCGTCGGCGCGGGCTCTGCCGCCTTCGAAGTGATGCGCGATATGGTGTACAACTTGCCGGTGCTCACCCCACCGCGCTGGGTGCGGTCGCGCACCACGCCGATTGCCCTGGAAAACCTGCTGCATTACCTGGTGGCGCTGCTGGACCATCCCGCCGAACGGCACCGCGTGCTTGAGGCCGCGGGGCCGGAGGTGTTGAGCTATCAGGAACAGTTCGAGCATTTTATGCGCGTCAGCGGCCGCCGACGCTGGCTCATCCCCGTTCCCTTCCCGACCCGCTGGATCTCCGTGTGGTTTTTAAACGTTATTACCTCGGTGCCGCCGACGACAGCGAAAGCGCTGATCCAGGGGCTGAAGCACGATCTGCTGGCGGACGATGGCGAACTGCGCGCATTAATTCCGCAAACGCTGATCCGTTTTGACGACGCGGTACGCCATACCCTGAAAGAAGAAGAGAAGCTGGTGAACTCCAGCGACTGGGGCTACGACGCGCAGGCGTTTGCCCGCTGGCGGCCGGAGTACGGTTATTACCCGAAACAGGCGGGCTGCACGGTGAAAACCTCGGCCAGCCTGGCATCGCTGTGGGAGGTGGTGAACCAGATCGGCGGCAAAGAGCGTTATTTCTTCGGCAATATTCTCTGGCAGACACGCGGAGCGATGGATCTGCTGGTGGGCCACCGGCTGGCGAAAGGCCGCCCTGCGCAGCCGTACCTCAAAGTGGGTGATACGGTCGACAGCTGGAAAGTCATCATCGTCGAACCGGAAAAACAGCTGGCGCTGCTGTTCGGCATGAAAGCGCCAGGGCTGGGACGGCTCTGCTTCACGCTGAAAGACAAAGGCGATTGCCGTGAACTGGACGTCCGCGCCTGGTGGCACCCACATGGGATGCCCGGTCTGTTCTACTGGTTACTGATGATCCCCGCACATCTGTTTATCTTCCGCGGGATGGCAAAACGGATTGCGCAACTGGCAGAACAAAAAACGGAAAAGAACTAA
- a CDS encoding NAD-dependent epimerase/dehydratase family protein, producing the protein MKVLVTGATSGLGRNAVEFLRNKGISVRATGRNEAMGKLLQKMGAEFVHADLTELVSSQAKVMLAGIDTLWHCSSFTSPWGTQEAFDLANVRATRRLGEWAVAWGVRNFIHISSPSLYFDYHHHRDIQETFRPARFACEFARSKAASEEVIDLLAQSNPHTRFTILRPQSLFGPHDKVFIPRLAQMMHHYGSVLLPRGGDALVDMTYYENAVYAMWLASQPDSDKLASGRAYNITNGEPCRLRTIVQRLIDELHIDCRIRSVPYPMLDMIARSMERFGSKTAKEPALTHYGVSKLNFDFTLDISRAENELGYKPIVTLDEGIVRTAAWLRDHGKLHR; encoded by the coding sequence ATGAAGGTACTGGTTACCGGGGCGACCAGCGGCTTAGGCCGAAATGCGGTCGAATTTCTGCGCAACAAAGGCATTAGCGTCAGGGCTACCGGTCGCAACGAGGCGATGGGTAAGCTGCTGCAAAAAATGGGCGCAGAGTTTGTCCATGCCGACCTGACGGAGCTGGTCTCCTCTCAGGCGAAAGTGATGCTCGCCGGAATCGACACCCTGTGGCACTGCTCCAGTTTTACCTCTCCGTGGGGAACCCAGGAAGCCTTCGATCTCGCCAACGTGCGCGCCACGCGCCGTCTGGGCGAGTGGGCCGTTGCCTGGGGCGTGCGTAACTTTATTCATATCTCCTCCCCGTCGCTCTACTTCGACTATCACCACCATCGGGATATCCAGGAAACGTTCCGTCCGGCCCGTTTTGCCTGTGAGTTTGCCCGCAGCAAGGCGGCCAGCGAAGAGGTGATCGACCTGCTGGCGCAGTCGAACCCGCATACGCGCTTTACGATCCTGCGTCCGCAAAGTCTTTTCGGACCGCACGATAAAGTGTTTATTCCGCGCCTGGCGCAGATGATGCACCACTACGGCAGCGTGCTGCTGCCGCGCGGCGGTGATGCGCTGGTGGACATGACCTACTACGAAAATGCCGTGTACGCCATGTGGCTGGCGAGCCAGCCGGACAGCGATAAACTGGCGTCCGGTCGCGCCTATAACATTACCAACGGCGAACCCTGCCGCCTTCGCACCATTGTGCAGCGCCTGATCGACGAGCTGCACATCGACTGCCGCATTCGTTCGGTGCCTTATCCTATGCTGGATATGATTGCCCGCAGCATGGAGCGTTTTGGCAGCAAAACCGCCAAAGAGCCTGCGCTGACGCATTACGGCGTGTCGAAGCTGAATTTTGATTTCACGCTGGATATTTCGCGCGCGGAGAACGAGCTGGGGTATAAGCCGATTGTGACCCTGGATGAAGGGATTGTGCGCACCGCGGCGTGGCTGCGGGACCACGGGAAGTTGCATCGGTAG